The following coding sequences lie in one Zingiber officinale cultivar Zhangliang chromosome 2B, Zo_v1.1, whole genome shotgun sequence genomic window:
- the LOC122048110 gene encoding putative proline-rich receptor-like protein kinase PERK6, which translates to MRKLSSAPSDDSPPPQPPSSSNSPPPSTSESPPPPPPPPVKLKNNEDDGSSPPPPPPPPPPPPPPPNTWWRSSPPEELTPPPHSKGQGDINLAILIGAVAGLGLFLVLMLGLFICCLRKKKKKRHDPTQHHAEGWSSCKRKTLDHTDGFYIDGRSQIVKLSPPPPPPPGSSPPPPSSMMAASDASSAYSGPRGPLLPPPSPVIALGFNQSTFTFEELATATNGFSDSNLLGQGGFGYVHKGILPNGKEIAVKQLKSESGQGEKEFRAEIEIISRVHHRHLVSLVGYCIAGSQRLLVYEFVPNNTLEYHLHGEGLPVMDWPSRHKIALGSARGLAYLHEDCHPRIIHRDIKGANILLDFKFEAMVADFGLAKLSLDNYTHVSTRVMGTFGYLAPEYASSGKLTEKSDVFSFGVMLLELITGRRPVDSSQMEDSLVDWARPILSQALADGNYDVLVDPRLEGNYNPFEMARMVASAAACIRHSAKKRPRMSQIVRALEGDLLNEDFGEGGRLGPNMLFSSSSEYDSSSYTTPKTNRVKRVIVASSEYSSECSGPIREHEGHRSASSMDSLPSLNPKEV; encoded by the exons atgagAAAATTGTCTTCTGCTCCGTCGGATGATTCCCCTCCGCCGCAGCCTCCCTCTTCGTCCAATTCTCCACCTCCTTCAACCTCTGAGAGTCCACCACCGCCACCGCCACCGCCAGTAAAGTTAAAGAACAATGAGGACGATGGCTCTTCACCACCGCCGCCTCCGCCGCCACCGCCACCTCCGCCACCACCTCCAAATACGTGGTGGCGGTCATCGCCTCCGGAGGAACTAACACCCCCTCCCCATTCAAAAGGACAAGGCGACATCAATTTGGCCATCCTCATCGGGGCCGTGGCAGGCTTAGGCCTCTTTCTAGTGCTCATGCTCGGCCTCTTCATATgctgcttgaggaagaagaagaagaagcgccATGATCCAACGCAACATCACGCGGAAGGTTGGTCGTCATGCAAACGCAAAACGCTCGATC ACACTGATGGCTTTTACATCGACGGGCGATCGCAAATCGTGAAGCtctcacctcctcctcctcctcctccgggttcatcgccgccgccgccgtcaaGCATGATGGCCGCCAGTGATGCAAGCTCGGCCTACTCGGGGCCCCGTGGACCTCTCCTGCCTCCTCCCTCCCCTGTCATTGCGCTCGGCTTCAACCAAAGCACATTCACCTTCGAGGAGCTTGCAACTGCCACCAACGGCTTCTCGGATTCGAATCTATTGGGGCAGGGTGGATTTGGGTATGTTCACAAAGGAATCCTACCCAACGGAAAAGAGATCGCCGTTAAACAGCTCAAGTCGGAGAGCGGGCAAGGCGAGAAGGAGTTCCGAGCTGAAATTGAGATCATCAGTCGAGTGCACCATCGACACCTTGTTTCTCTAGTAGGCTACTGCATTGCTGGTTCACAAAGATTGTTGGTGTATGAATTTGTGCCCAACAATACTCTTGAGTATCACCTCCATG GAGAAGGGCTCCCGGTGATGGACTGGCCGTCGAGGCATAAGATTGCGTTAGGATCAGCCAGAGGCCTCGCCTACTTGCACGAGGATT GTCACCCTCGGATTATTCATCGGGATATCAAGGGCGCCAATATCCTTTTGGATTTCAAATTTGAAGCCATG GTTGCTGATTTTGGGTTGGCGAAGCTATCGTTAGACAACTACACTCATGTATCGACTCGAGTTATGGGAACTTTCGG GTACTTAGCTCCGGAGTATGCATCGAGTGGAAAGCTAACTGAGAAATCCGATGTCTTTTCGTTCGGAGTGATGCTTCTTGAGTTGATTACCGGGAGACGGCCGGTTGATAGCTCACAGATGGAAGATAGTTTGGTCGATTGG GCTCGACCTATTCTCTCTCAAGCGCTGGCTGATGGAAACTACGATGTGTTAGTTGATCCTCGCCTAGAAGGTAACTATAACCCGTTCGAGATGGCACGCATGGTTGCATCTGCGGCCGCTTGTATTCGCCATTCTGCGAAGAAACGACCTAGAATGAGTCAGATTGTTAGAGCTCTAGAAGGTGATCTATTGAATGAAGACTTTGGTGAGGGAGGGAGGCTTGGACCCAACATGCTCTTCAGCTCAAGCTCCGAGTATGATTCGAGCTCCTACACGACTCCGAAGACCAACCGAGTTAAGAGAGTCATAGTAGCCAGTTCTGAGTATAGCAGCGAGTgcagtggaccgatcagggaacacgAGGGTCATCGATCTGCGTCGAGCATGGACTCTCTTCCGAGTCTGAACCCCAAAGAAGTATAG